One window from the genome of Kaistella carnis encodes:
- a CDS encoding DUF4280 domain-containing protein produces the protein MSEKHLVCQGAICSCTYGATPDKLKVLTQTKRYINDKEGSTKLMATNMDIGATFEKNTFGPCKMQPLPGGGFKPCQIVVTAWTGFYEKITLQDNNGKALLEDSKATCPIGGPDCIKIIDHGQTAEVSAQNVENADKEVLAELMPFVDLGENKNTIYHIINSNQ, from the coding sequence ATGAGTGAAAAACATTTAGTCTGCCAAGGCGCAATTTGCAGCTGCACCTACGGCGCTACTCCCGATAAATTAAAGGTATTAACCCAAACGAAACGCTACATCAATGATAAAGAAGGGAGCACCAAATTGATGGCTACTAATATGGATATTGGGGCGACCTTCGAAAAAAATACTTTTGGCCCTTGCAAAATGCAACCCCTTCCGGGAGGAGGTTTCAAACCTTGCCAAATTGTAGTAACAGCGTGGACTGGCTTTTACGAAAAAATTACTTTGCAAGACAATAACGGAAAAGCGCTGCTGGAAGACAGCAAAGCAACCTGCCCAATTGGTGGCCCGGATTGTATAAAGATTATTGACCACGGTCAGACTGCAGAAGTTTCTGCGCAAAATGTGGAGAATGCGGATAAGGAGGTGCTGGCGGAATTGATGCCATTTGTGGACTTGGGGGAAAATAAGAATACAATATATCATATCATAAATTCTAATCAATGA
- a CDS encoding TonB-dependent receptor: MKFTLNIIAIFLGLLFTNAQTTYIVKGKVIDYHDKTPLKNATITLGKSTQISDSNGQFIFKSLPGGNFTLLANHPDCEPFSEEISLTKDLEITIQLEHHIAEIETITLHGTLKKANSLIVKSLDRSDIDRNSTENLGNILSSISGVGALKSGNNIAKPIIHGLYGSRVPIINNGVKMAEQEWGVEHAPNIDVNQFDHVDVIKGASALKYGSDAIGGVVVLEPAVYKRKDTIQGNVNLSGISNGKGVGLGINLFKTWENGWAIKTMGGFKKLGDLKTPNYNLMNTGLQNHSFGFTLQNNTYLQGISFDYSVTDSEIGIYRGSDLGNLEDFYKALTSDIPIYERDFSYTINNPKQDVQHHIAKISAFKRFENLGKFSVDYNFQYNHRKEYDVRRGELAQIPSLDLELFTNQININDFIERQYWSLETGIDLKYQFNYSTPETQARRLVPNYDQYSGGAYSVFKYKLTPKLNAEAGLRYDVTKYEVKKWYDLNDWENRYAQDFSQYYIKTEGNRVFTKPNFTYNNLSFNAGLDFQSSKNLDVKLNYAKVGRTPNIAELFADGLHHSAAIIEVGNMGMKNEDGNQFNLNIDGKMNVLEGLRFTVNPYLFITKNFITEIPTGIQNTIRGVFPVWSYQQINAKMYGLDVDAELKFNNHFEYKGNFSYVNGQDETNDQPLIMMVPTNFTNSLEFKNEQWKNFYFKVQQQTFLHQNRFPVYNPTIIIFENGVEVEKTLDLSTPPPTYTLWSLQTGFDFTKHFSAGLNVTNLFDTNYKDYLNRMRYFSFEMGRNIILNLKYNF, from the coding sequence ATGAAATTTACTTTAAATATCATCGCAATCTTTCTTGGGTTGCTATTTACAAATGCCCAAACGACTTATATTGTTAAAGGAAAGGTAATAGATTATCATGACAAAACTCCTTTGAAAAATGCCACCATTACCCTTGGGAAATCGACGCAGATTTCAGATTCAAATGGTCAATTTATTTTTAAATCGCTGCCCGGCGGTAATTTTACACTCCTCGCAAACCATCCCGACTGCGAACCTTTTTCGGAGGAGATTTCATTAACAAAAGATCTGGAAATAACCATACAGCTGGAACATCACATCGCAGAAATTGAAACCATTACGCTGCACGGAACACTTAAAAAAGCGAATTCTTTAATCGTGAAATCTTTGGATCGAAGCGATATTGACCGTAATTCTACGGAAAATCTGGGAAATATTTTATCTTCTATTTCAGGTGTTGGCGCTTTGAAAAGTGGGAATAATATTGCGAAACCTATTATCCACGGACTTTACGGAAGTAGAGTTCCTATCATCAATAACGGTGTGAAAATGGCCGAGCAGGAATGGGGCGTAGAGCATGCTCCCAATATTGATGTTAATCAGTTCGATCATGTGGATGTGATAAAAGGAGCATCAGCTTTAAAGTACGGAAGTGACGCAATCGGCGGAGTAGTTGTTTTGGAACCTGCTGTTTATAAAAGAAAAGATACCATTCAGGGCAATGTAAATCTTTCCGGCATCTCTAACGGTAAGGGAGTGGGACTTGGAATTAATTTATTCAAAACCTGGGAAAATGGCTGGGCCATAAAAACGATGGGTGGCTTTAAGAAATTGGGTGATTTGAAAACGCCGAATTATAATCTGATGAACACGGGATTGCAAAATCATTCTTTTGGTTTTACCCTGCAGAACAATACTTACTTACAGGGGATTTCTTTTGATTACAGCGTGACTGACTCTGAAATCGGAATTTACCGCGGTTCTGATTTAGGGAATTTAGAGGATTTTTACAAAGCGTTGACGTCGGATATTCCTATTTATGAAAGAGATTTTTCTTACACCATTAACAATCCAAAACAGGATGTTCAGCATCATATCGCCAAGATTTCTGCTTTTAAAAGATTTGAAAATTTGGGGAAATTTTCTGTGGATTATAACTTTCAATACAATCATAGAAAGGAATATGATGTGAGAAGAGGCGAGTTGGCTCAAATTCCATCTTTGGATTTGGAATTGTTTACGAATCAAATCAACATCAATGATTTTATCGAGCGCCAATATTGGAGTTTAGAAACCGGAATCGATTTAAAATACCAGTTTAACTATTCCACGCCGGAAACTCAGGCTAGAAGATTGGTGCCAAATTATGATCAATATTCCGGCGGCGCTTATTCGGTTTTTAAATATAAGTTGACTCCGAAATTAAATGCTGAAGCCGGATTGAGATATGATGTCACGAAATACGAAGTTAAAAAATGGTATGATTTAAACGACTGGGAAAATCGGTACGCGCAGGATTTCTCACAATATTATATAAAAACGGAGGGAAATCGTGTTTTCACAAAACCGAATTTCACTTACAACAATTTATCATTTAACGCAGGTTTAGATTTTCAGTCTTCTAAGAATTTGGATGTGAAATTGAACTACGCGAAAGTCGGAAGAACGCCAAATATTGCGGAACTGTTTGCGGATGGACTTCATCATTCTGCCGCGATTATTGAAGTGGGAAATATGGGTATGAAAAATGAAGACGGAAATCAATTCAATTTAAATATCGACGGAAAAATGAATGTTTTAGAAGGTTTGAGATTTACGGTTAATCCATATTTGTTCATTACTAAAAACTTCATCACCGAAATCCCGACCGGGATTCAGAACACCATTCGTGGCGTTTTTCCGGTGTGGTCTTACCAACAGATCAACGCTAAAATGTACGGGTTAGATGTTGATGCAGAATTGAAATTCAACAATCATTTTGAGTATAAAGGGAACTTTTCTTACGTGAACGGTCAGGACGAAACAAACGATCAGCCTTTAATAATGATGGTTCCAACGAATTTTACAAACAGTCTGGAATTTAAAAATGAACAGTGGAAGAATTTCTATTTCAAAGTTCAGCAGCAGACATTCCTTCATCAAAACAGATTTCCAGTTTACAATCCAACCATTATTATTTTCGAAAATGGGGTAGAGGTTGAAAAAACTTTAGATCTTTCTACGCCGCCGCCAACGTATACTTTGTGGAGTTTACAAACAGGTTTCGACTTTACTAAACATTTTTCAGCAGGATTAAATGTGACCAATCTTTTTGATACGAACTACAAAGATTATCTGAACAGAATGCGATATTTCTCTTTTGAAATGGGCAGAAATATCATCTTGAATCTTAAATATAACTTTTAA
- a CDS encoding trigger factor: MNVTATNHDEVSALLTVTLDKSDYKDKVEKQLINYAKNAQVPGFRKGKVPLSMVRKQYEAGIAFEEINKQVSEALNNYVNDNKLRLVGQPVPQPVDELNHNAEQLSVAFEVGYEPEFNVDLSKYEAPHFKVEASDKEINQSIENMQKRFAEQIPQDAIGDDSTIALEISQVVEEGAEGEHNHAPKNITIDATKKEAFKLVKSLKKDESVKVSKADLEKKEELAKELNFSKEEIEHLHHNEIEVKVKDFFGLKLAELNEELFDKVYGEGTIKTEEELKEKVKTELDEYFQQNADVHFVNKILAQINEKEEVKLPETFLIKWLMFSNAQVTSEEQAKEILEAEKNQLKYQILEGKLMTDNEIKLDYADVLAQAEQLVRNQLAMYGIHHLPDEEVQKYAAEMLKDQEQVRQISSEVGMAKLKDVILEKASKKETKISHDEFLEELKK; encoded by the coding sequence ATGAACGTTACAGCGACCAACCACGATGAAGTAAGTGCGTTACTTACAGTTACATTAGATAAGTCAGATTATAAAGATAAAGTTGAAAAACAATTAATCAACTACGCGAAAAATGCGCAAGTTCCCGGATTTAGAAAAGGGAAAGTGCCATTGAGCATGGTGAGAAAGCAGTATGAAGCAGGAATCGCTTTTGAAGAAATCAACAAGCAAGTTTCTGAAGCATTGAACAACTATGTTAATGACAATAAACTAAGATTGGTAGGTCAGCCGGTTCCACAGCCAGTTGATGAATTAAATCATAATGCAGAACAGCTTTCAGTTGCTTTTGAAGTTGGTTACGAACCGGAATTCAATGTTGATTTATCTAAATATGAAGCGCCTCACTTTAAAGTAGAAGCTTCTGACAAGGAAATCAATCAAAGTATTGAAAATATGCAGAAGCGTTTTGCGGAGCAAATTCCTCAAGATGCGATTGGTGACGATTCTACCATTGCGTTAGAAATCAGCCAGGTTGTTGAAGAAGGAGCAGAAGGAGAGCACAATCACGCGCCAAAAAACATTACTATTGATGCAACCAAAAAAGAAGCATTCAAATTGGTAAAGTCTTTGAAAAAAGACGAATCTGTGAAAGTTTCTAAAGCAGATTTAGAGAAAAAAGAAGAATTAGCAAAAGAATTAAACTTCAGCAAAGAAGAAATCGAGCATTTACACCACAACGAAATTGAAGTGAAAGTAAAAGATTTCTTTGGTTTGAAACTGGCAGAATTAAACGAAGAACTGTTTGATAAAGTGTACGGCGAAGGAACCATTAAAACTGAAGAAGAACTTAAAGAAAAAGTAAAAACAGAATTGGATGAATATTTCCAGCAAAATGCTGATGTTCATTTCGTAAACAAAATTTTGGCTCAGATCAACGAAAAAGAAGAAGTGAAACTTCCGGAAACTTTCTTGATCAAATGGTTAATGTTCAGTAATGCACAAGTAACTTCTGAAGAGCAGGCAAAAGAAATTTTGGAAGCTGAAAAAAATCAGTTGAAATATCAAATTCTTGAAGGCAAGTTGATGACCGACAACGAGATCAAATTAGACTACGCTGATGTTTTAGCTCAAGCTGAGCAATTGGTTCGTAATCAATTAGCGATGTACGGAATTCACCACTTACCGGATGAAGAAGTACAGAAATATGCAGCTGAAATGTTGAAAGATCAGGAGCAGGTTCGTCAGATTTCTTCAGAAGTTGGAATGGCGAAATTGAAAGATGTAATTTTGGAAAAAGCATCTAAAAAAGAAACCAAAATCTCACACGATGAGTTTTTGGAAGAATTGAAGAAGTAA
- a CDS encoding phospholipase effector Tle1 domain-containing protein, with protein MSKGLHLELDTKSLTNYSFTQGELILDKAKGFTVFIREKNNLERRILELEKILSVTPKNAAAIKEMSDAKTAIAKFNTVNWAWNTVFRKETKTGSYNEFVIKGISNLGKNFVFPEVLEGGGYCYIEAFFEGDSPVGNIPNGIVVKATGKPKIIKIEWTDRQYNPIKDTKVAFGSQLLLHIYTQGLYGQEILVGLKDVNGLNKDLNIANSEFFEREVKTYPVQAFEDGQKVVSGLLVKDDNPKEAATTIQKAVIEVGIDHIWQFGQILDLKGSFGDELQIETRVLQKATGKDVEVLNKESLKPVLNVSKNDGKPFSSTVEVTNMPVMVGEIDTVVKDIKQGVNFTFGVFIDGTLNNMYNTEMKQKMDSLGSPKKTAPKNATGLGNLDVDDMKDIYKDYGDPEYSETSYENDLSNPAILFKNYIQKEKEFQFKIYTEGVGTHSAPQNQGGTLEREDYKKDDAMQAPAFGAGNAGIRAKVRKSIGDIVNIISENIDTSKQFLETITFDVFGFSRGAAAARHFVHVVKHGPYVAKMGLIYPVEDLQRNRLPLSYSGKLMPDFGVLGQLLQEMDLLDLRTKVNVRFVGIYDTVPHHGLVQGNDAKHLGLHDVNKSNYVVHMVADDEYRTNFDLVKISSVAIASADSGKKGGMELTFPGVHCDVGGAYSEGGRNLCYRLLLSHDKDDLEKEKKYFIQQGWFKEPELNIKTTISEYYGKYRLEGDKLNVSNQYSFIPLHIMSGFCQKKEVPINDETLLEFKNFSMDHKKFLQKIKDKLWAYSFEGGEPIRYVDNGKENENLKKLRYHYLHWNATYGSPREALGTWLSGKNHPNLQDGKRKRNVH; from the coding sequence ATGAGTAAGGGATTACATTTAGAGTTAGATACAAAATCACTAACAAATTATAGTTTTACTCAAGGAGAATTAATCTTGGACAAAGCGAAAGGTTTTACTGTTTTCATAAGAGAAAAAAACAATCTGGAAAGGAGAATCCTTGAGCTTGAAAAAATTTTATCGGTAACACCAAAAAACGCAGCAGCTATAAAAGAAATGTCTGATGCGAAAACAGCAATAGCAAAATTTAACACTGTTAATTGGGCCTGGAATACCGTTTTCAGAAAGGAAACCAAGACGGGTAGTTATAATGAATTTGTGATAAAAGGCATTTCAAATTTGGGTAAAAATTTTGTATTTCCAGAGGTTTTGGAAGGTGGTGGATATTGTTATATCGAAGCTTTCTTCGAAGGAGATTCCCCTGTAGGAAATATACCCAATGGAATTGTAGTAAAAGCGACTGGAAAACCCAAAATCATTAAGATAGAATGGACTGATAGGCAGTACAATCCGATCAAAGATACAAAGGTCGCCTTTGGTTCTCAGCTTTTACTGCATATTTACACACAAGGTCTTTACGGTCAGGAAATTCTTGTGGGCCTGAAAGATGTAAACGGGCTAAACAAAGATCTGAATATAGCGAACAGTGAATTTTTTGAGAGAGAAGTAAAAACATATCCTGTACAGGCATTTGAAGACGGGCAAAAAGTGGTTTCTGGTCTTCTGGTGAAAGATGATAATCCTAAAGAAGCTGCAACGACCATACAAAAAGCGGTGATCGAAGTTGGGATCGATCACATTTGGCAATTTGGGCAGATTTTGGATTTAAAGGGTTCGTTTGGGGACGAATTACAGATTGAGACAAGGGTACTTCAAAAAGCGACAGGTAAAGATGTAGAAGTACTAAACAAGGAAAGTTTAAAACCAGTTTTAAATGTTTCTAAAAATGATGGCAAACCGTTCAGCAGTACTGTGGAGGTTACCAATATGCCTGTAATGGTAGGCGAAATTGATACTGTTGTAAAAGATATAAAACAAGGTGTAAATTTTACTTTCGGCGTGTTTATAGACGGTACACTCAACAATATGTACAACACGGAAATGAAGCAGAAAATGGATAGTTTGGGATCTCCAAAAAAAACTGCTCCGAAAAATGCAACAGGTTTGGGTAATCTTGATGTTGATGATATGAAAGATATCTACAAAGATTACGGCGATCCCGAATATAGCGAAACTAGCTATGAAAATGATCTTTCTAATCCTGCTATTTTATTTAAAAATTATATACAAAAAGAAAAGGAGTTTCAATTTAAGATCTATACGGAGGGAGTAGGTACTCACAGTGCTCCACAAAATCAAGGCGGAACTTTAGAAAGAGAAGATTATAAAAAAGACGATGCGATGCAGGCACCTGCATTTGGTGCAGGGAATGCTGGAATTCGAGCTAAAGTAAGAAAAAGTATTGGTGATATTGTTAATATTATTTCTGAAAATATTGATACTAGTAAGCAATTTCTAGAAACTATAACGTTTGATGTATTTGGTTTCAGTCGTGGCGCAGCGGCCGCGCGGCACTTTGTACATGTAGTAAAACACGGACCCTATGTGGCCAAAATGGGTCTTATCTATCCCGTAGAAGATTTACAAAGAAACCGTTTGCCATTGTCCTACTCAGGAAAATTAATGCCCGATTTCGGTGTTCTAGGACAGCTTTTGCAGGAGATGGATCTTTTGGATTTGCGGACGAAAGTTAATGTGCGTTTCGTTGGAATTTATGATACGGTCCCTCATCACGGACTTGTTCAGGGAAATGACGCTAAACATTTGGGGTTACATGATGTAAATAAGTCAAACTATGTAGTGCATATGGTGGCAGATGATGAATATAGAACTAATTTTGACTTGGTTAAAATTTCCTCAGTTGCTATTGCATCTGCCGATAGTGGTAAAAAAGGAGGGATGGAACTTACCTTTCCGGGGGTGCATTGTGATGTAGGCGGAGCCTATTCGGAAGGTGGTCGAAATTTGTGTTATAGGTTGCTCCTTTCTCACGACAAAGATGATTTGGAAAAAGAGAAGAAATATTTTATACAGCAGGGATGGTTCAAAGAACCAGAATTGAATATCAAAACGACCATCAGTGAGTATTATGGTAAATATCGCTTAGAGGGCGATAAGCTAAATGTAAGCAATCAGTATAGTTTTATACCACTGCATATTATGTCCGGTTTTTGTCAAAAAAAGGAAGTACCCATAAATGATGAAACCTTGCTAGAATTTAAAAATTTCAGCATGGACCATAAAAAATTTCTTCAAAAAATAAAAGATAAGCTCTGGGCTTATAGTTTTGAAGGAGGCGAACCTATCAGATATGTTGACAATGGAAAAGAGAATGAAAATTTGAAAAAGCTCCGCTATCATTATCTACACTGGAATGCTACGTACGGCTCACCAAGAGAGGCCTTAGGAACGTGGCTATCTGGCAAAAATCACCCCAATTTACAAGATGGAAAAAGAAAACGGAATGTACATTAA
- a CDS encoding DUF2931 family protein — protein sequence MKKIIISTLLTILFWACSNKTKYSYSVTVSAPEEYPVEVHEGWLMDDQKKFICSMPKAGNEGGGWEYDGSKAGQGGSRIPYHLNLTYVAYAEKKFYTVDADLPVDKILEEFNKGFDVEADHKVDGEYPLVHDTYNTFTIGAAPGGVIVIWLSAGHHRVEICRLQAKEVFVDVNDFYQNADDENQQQFFDSWFKIAVPEATQEEIKEQGIPFGLWDNYREKFNYRFVLNPYDEEDELTGYYNINFNGESELTDDVKRANEYKLNSIPYDANLYFKKYFTEIFFNDKEMLEVFNTLKSKHPDKPIDIIITPTFMYNDMKVSVKCEDEEIPLKKYKVEGVWGG from the coding sequence ATGAAGAAAATTATAATTTCGACTTTATTAACAATACTTTTTTGGGCGTGTAGCAATAAAACAAAATACAGTTACAGCGTTACAGTTAGCGCTCCTGAAGAGTACCCAGTAGAAGTACATGAAGGTTGGTTAATGGATGATCAGAAAAAATTTATCTGCTCGATGCCAAAAGCAGGTAATGAAGGTGGAGGATGGGAGTATGATGGTAGCAAAGCCGGACAGGGTGGCAGCAGAATCCCTTATCATTTGAACCTGACTTATGTAGCCTACGCCGAAAAAAAGTTTTACACGGTAGATGCTGATCTGCCAGTGGATAAAATTTTGGAGGAATTTAACAAAGGTTTTGATGTCGAAGCAGATCACAAAGTAGATGGAGAATATCCATTGGTACATGACACTTACAATACATTTACGATTGGCGCAGCTCCTGGCGGCGTTATTGTAATTTGGCTCTCCGCGGGGCATCATCGCGTAGAAATATGCAGACTGCAGGCTAAAGAGGTTTTTGTGGATGTAAATGACTTTTATCAAAATGCTGATGATGAAAATCAGCAGCAATTTTTTGATTCTTGGTTTAAAATTGCTGTTCCCGAAGCAACACAGGAGGAAATTAAAGAACAGGGTATTCCTTTCGGTTTATGGGACAACTATCGCGAGAAATTTAACTATCGTTTTGTGCTCAATCCTTATGATGAAGAAGATGAACTCACAGGATATTACAACATCAACTTTAATGGAGAATCAGAATTAACAGATGATGTAAAAAGAGCAAATGAGTATAAATTAAATTCAATTCCTTACGATGCCAATTTATATTTTAAAAAATATTTTACTGAAATTTTTTTCAACGACAAAGAAATGCTCGAAGTTTTTAATACTTTAAAAAGTAAACATCCAGATAAACCAATAGACATCATCATTACACCTACTTTTATGTATAATGATATGAAGGTTTCTGTAAAATGCGAAGATGAAGAGATCCCTTTAAAAAAATATAAAGTTGAAGGAGTTTGGGGTGGGTAA
- a CDS encoding DUF2931 family protein encodes MKKIIISTLLALLFWACKEKTKFSYSVTVTAPKEYPVEVHEGWLMDDQKKFICAMPKAGVANTRWLFDGKKAGQGGSKIPYHLNLTYVAYAEKKFYTVDADLPVDKILEEFNKGFDVEADLKVDGEYPLVHDTYNTFTIGAAPGGFIVIWLSAGHHRVEICRLQAKEVFVDVNDFYQNADDENQQQFFDSWFKIAVPEATQEEIKEQGIPFGLWDNYRERFKYRFVLQPYDDKDKFTFQSVGYFNGEANLFYLPNLNKNDYTLVGIPNIAKLSFTQYNTDIEFNDQEMLSVFKELQSKHPNKPMDILVVPTFMYKDFKLSVKCEDEIIPLTKYKVKGVWGG; translated from the coding sequence ATGAAGAAAATCATAATTTCGACTTTATTAGCATTACTTTTTTGGGCGTGTAAGGAAAAAACAAAATTCAGTTACAGCGTAACTGTAACCGCTCCAAAAGAATACCCAGTAGAAGTACATGAAGGTTGGTTAATGGATGATCAGAAAAAATTTATCTGCGCGATGCCAAAAGCAGGCGTAGCTAATACCAGATGGTTATTTGATGGCAAAAAAGCCGGACAGGGTGGTAGCAAAATCCCTTATCATTTGAACCTGACTTATGTAGCCTATGCCGAAAAAAAGTTTTACACGGTAGATGCTGATCTGCCAGTGGATAAGATTTTGGAGGAATTTAACAAAGGGTTTGACGTAGAAGCAGATCTGAAAGTAGATGGAGAATACCCATTAGTGCATGACACTTACAATACATTCACGATTGGCGCAGCTCCTGGTGGCTTTATTGTAATTTGGCTCTCCGCGGGACATCATCGCGTAGAAATATGCAGACTGCAGGCTAAAGAGGTTTTTGTGGATGTAAATGACTTTTATCAAAATGCTGATGATGAAAATCAGCAGCAATTTTTTGATTCTTGGTTTAAAATTGCTGTTCCTGAAGCAACACAGGAAGAAATTAAAGAACAGGGTATTCCTTTTGGTTTATGGGACAACTATCGGGAAAGATTTAAGTATCGATTTGTATTGCAGCCCTATGATGACAAGGATAAGTTTACCTTTCAATCAGTTGGTTATTTTAATGGAGAAGCCAATCTATTTTATTTACCGAATCTAAACAAGAATGACTATACATTAGTCGGAATACCAAACATTGCAAAATTATCTTTTACTCAGTACAATACCGATATAGAATTTAACGATCAAGAAATGCTCTCCGTATTTAAAGAATTACAAAGTAAGCATCCCAATAAACCAATGGATATTCTGGTAGTCCCCACTTTTATGTACAAAGATTTTAAACTCTCTGTAAAATGTGAAGATGAAATAATACCACTAACCAAATACAAAGTAAAGGGTGTCTGGGGTGGATAG
- the pfkA gene encoding 6-phosphofructokinase, which yields MNESAVKKIVVLTSGGDAPGMNAALRAVVRTASHYNIDCYGIREGFNGLINNDFTKMGPRSVKHIISEGGTILRSARSLQFKTPEGRKKAYENCLQHGIEGIVCIGGDGTFRGAKVFYEEYGIKVIGVPGTIDNDIFGTDNTIGYDTALNTAMDAIDKIRDTATSHNRVFFVEVMGRDAGFIALNSGLATGAIDILIPERKDSIEELFATFERAEKAGKSSSIVVVAEGERMGSIYDIAKATQNSFPQYDIRVAVLGHIQRGGSPSCADRVLASRLGYGAVVGLMEGKTNVMVGMQSNRMVYTAIEEAIKKHNEIDQDLLKISEILAI from the coding sequence ATGAATGAAAGTGCAGTGAAAAAGATTGTTGTTTTGACCTCAGGTGGAGATGCACCGGGAATGAATGCAGCATTGCGGGCGGTTGTAAGAACTGCAAGTCACTACAATATAGATTGTTATGGCATAAGAGAAGGTTTCAATGGATTAATCAATAATGATTTCACCAAAATGGGTCCCCGATCCGTAAAACATATCATCAGCGAAGGGGGTACCATTTTAAGATCTGCACGTTCTCTGCAATTTAAAACTCCTGAAGGACGAAAGAAAGCCTACGAGAACTGTCTACAACATGGCATTGAGGGCATTGTTTGTATTGGTGGTGACGGAACTTTTCGAGGAGCAAAAGTATTTTATGAAGAATATGGCATCAAAGTGATCGGCGTTCCGGGAACTATTGATAATGACATCTTCGGAACCGACAACACTATTGGTTATGACACGGCCCTAAACACCGCCATGGATGCCATTGATAAAATCAGAGATACGGCAACCTCTCACAACAGAGTTTTTTTTGTAGAAGTTATGGGACGGGATGCGGGTTTTATCGCTTTAAACAGTGGTTTAGCAACGGGCGCCATCGATATTTTAATTCCAGAAAGAAAAGACAGCATCGAAGAACTTTTTGCAACGTTTGAAAGAGCTGAGAAAGCAGGTAAATCATCAAGCATCGTTGTTGTTGCAGAAGGAGAAAGAATGGGCAGTATTTACGATATTGCAAAAGCCACACAAAACAGCTTCCCCCAATATGATATCCGCGTCGCAGTGTTGGGACATATTCAACGGGGCGGATCGCCAAGTTGTGCCGACCGGGTCTTAGCAAGCCGATTAGGATACGGTGCGGTCGTAGGTTTAATGGAAGGGAAAACCAATGTGATGGTGGGAATGCAGTCCAACAGAATGGTCTACACCGCTATTGAAGAAGCAATTAAAAAACACAATGAAATAGACCAGGATTTATTGAAAATTTCAGAAATTCTGGCCATTTAA
- a CDS encoding DUF2931 family protein, giving the protein MEKENGMYIKLKIIFACFLFISVQACNKQDKMSRNENTKFSYSVTVSAPEDYPVEVHEGWLMDDQKKFICSMPKAGTEGGGWEYDGSKAGQGGSRIPYHLNLTYVAYAEKKFYTVDADLPVDKILEEFKKGFDVQGRKKVDGENPVVHDTYDTFTVGAAPGGVIVIWLSGNHNRVEICRLQAKEVFVDRNDFYDNAHERTQEGFFDKMFEIQLPDAAQEEIKEKGIPFGLWDNYRQRFKYRFVLQPYDDKDVILTNDIRFYNGEQRFYLRPNELAKGEYHLAAIPFSTYPMFTKYNTEILFDDKEMLSVFKELQSKHPNKPMDIIIIPTFMYTDFKLSVKCEDEIIPLTKYKVKGVWGG; this is encoded by the coding sequence ATGGAAAAAGAAAACGGAATGTACATTAAATTAAAAATAATTTTTGCTTGTTTCTTATTTATATCAGTTCAGGCATGTAATAAGCAGGATAAAATGAGTAGAAACGAAAATACAAAATTCAGTTATAGCGTTACAGTTAGCGCTCCTGAAGACTACCCAGTAGAAGTACATGAAGGATGGTTAATGGATGATCAGAAAAAATTTATCTGCTCTATGCCAAAAGCAGGTACTGAAGGTGGAGGATGGGAGTATGACGGTAGCAAAGCCGGACAGGGTGGCAGCAGAATCCCTTATCATTTGAACCTGACGTATGTAGCCTATGCCGAAAAAAAGTTTTACACGGTAGATGCTGATCTGCCAGTGGATAAGATTTTGGAGGAATTTAAAAAAGGTTTTGATGTACAGGGAAGAAAAAAAGTTGATGGGGAAAATCCAGTGGTACATGATACCTATGATACGTTCACGGTTGGCGCTGCTCCCGGTGGTGTGATTGTAATTTGGCTCTCCGGCAATCATAATCGGGTAGAAATATGCAGACTGCAGGCTAAAGAGGTTTTTGTTGATAGAAATGATTTTTATGATAATGCGCATGAGCGTACTCAAGAAGGTTTCTTTGATAAAATGTTTGAGATTCAGCTGCCGGATGCAGCGCAGGAAGAGATCAAGGAAAAAGGTATTCCTTTCGGTTTATGGGACAACTATCGGCAAAGATTTAAATACCGTTTTGTACTCCAACCCTACGATGACAAAGATGTTATCCTAACCAATGATATTAGATTTTATAATGGCGAACAGCGGTTTTATTTGCGACCAAATGAGCTTGCAAAAGGCGAATATCACCTAGCAGCAATACCTTTTAGTACTTATCCGATGTTCACAAAATATAACACAGAGATTCTTTTTGATGACAAAGAAATGCTCTCCGTATTTAAAGAATTACAAAGTAAACATCCCAATAAACCTATGGATATCATTATAATTCCTACTTTTATGTACACTGATTTTAAACTCTCTGTAAAATGCGAAGACGAAATAATACCACTAACCAAATACAAAGTAAAAGGAGTCTGGGGTGGGTAG